A DNA window from bacterium contains the following coding sequences:
- a CDS encoding flavin reductase family protein: protein MGKVQISPTTMGLPMSCVVVSCYDVKRGANMITLAYCAMVNFKPPMVAISIRPSRYSYSLVKKAKDFVVNVPLAEQVRLVDLAGIVSGRSVDKFELAKLNKEPAARVKSPLIAEFPINMECKVLDTVDLPTHNLIIGEVVALHAEESLVDEKGQLGSEVAPFLMYYNRAYFAIGEVIGHFGFSKDSNDKAT, encoded by the coding sequence ATGGGAAAGGTACAGATCTCGCCAACGACGATGGGGCTGCCAATGAGCTGCGTTGTTGTGTCGTGCTATGATGTCAAGCGTGGGGCCAACATGATCACGCTTGCTTACTGCGCGATGGTGAACTTCAAACCGCCCATGGTGGCCATCTCGATAAGGCCATCGCGGTATTCCTATTCGTTAGTGAAAAAAGCAAAGGACTTCGTGGTAAACGTCCCGCTGGCCGAGCAGGTGAGGTTGGTTGACCTTGCCGGCATTGTGTCGGGCAGGAGCGTTGACAAGTTCGAGCTTGCCAAGCTGAACAAGGAGCCAGCGGCAAGGGTCAAGTCGCCGCTTATCGCCGAGTTTCCTATTAACATGGAGTGCAAGGTTCTCGACACGGTTGACCTGCCAACACACAACCTGATCATCGGGGAGGTCGTCGCGCTCCATGCCGAAGAGTCGCTTGTTGACGAGAAGGGGCAGCTTGGGTCTGAGGTGGCGCCCTTCCTGATGTACTACAATCGGGCTTACTTCGCGATTGGCGAGGTTATCGGGCATTTCGGGTTCTCCAAGGACTCGAACGACAAGGCCACCTGA
- a CDS encoding GntG family PLP-dependent aldolase, protein MTTVKHISDFRSDTVTRPTPKMRQAMAAAVVGDDVLGDDPTVEALQAKAAATLGMEAALFVPSGTMGNEIAVNVWTNPGDEIILESRSHIYLYEAGGPARISGVQVCPIETTDGAMPVEAVRASIKDSSDLHCPTTSLICIENTHNMHGGRVLPIDYLRSLRELSLKRQIPIHLDGARLFNAAQASGIPANEYAALADSVMFCLSKGLGAPIGSMLVGSSDFIEKARRVRKVLGGGMRQVGVIAAPAIIALEEMVDRLHIDNENAKKLALGIAGLPGVVLDPDTVETNIVLVRLVSPAPAADEVFQQLANRGVLSIPLGPDLIRFVTHNDVDATDVERLIDALREVLT, encoded by the coding sequence ATGACGACGGTGAAGCACATCTCGGACTTCAGGAGCGACACGGTTACAAGGCCGACGCCGAAGATGCGTCAGGCGATGGCGGCCGCCGTTGTGGGCGACGACGTTCTTGGGGACGACCCAACTGTTGAGGCGCTCCAGGCGAAGGCGGCCGCGACGCTTGGGATGGAGGCGGCCCTTTTTGTTCCCTCCGGCACGATGGGCAATGAGATCGCTGTGAACGTGTGGACCAACCCGGGCGACGAGATAATTCTGGAAAGCAGGTCTCACATCTATCTATACGAGGCGGGCGGCCCGGCGCGCATCTCTGGCGTTCAGGTTTGCCCCATCGAGACCACGGACGGCGCCATGCCCGTCGAGGCTGTCCGCGCGTCGATCAAGGACTCCTCCGATCTGCACTGCCCGACAACTTCGCTGATCTGCATCGAGAACACGCACAACATGCACGGCGGGCGCGTGCTGCCGATAGATTACCTGCGCAGTCTGAGGGAGCTATCGCTCAAGCGGCAGATTCCCATCCACCTTGATGGGGCGAGGCTCTTCAACGCGGCGCAGGCTTCTGGCATCCCAGCGAATGAATACGCTGCCCTTGCAGACAGCGTGATGTTTTGCCTCTCGAAGGGACTTGGGGCCCCGATTGGCTCCATGCTGGTCGGGAGTTCTGACTTCATCGAAAAGGCGAGACGCGTGCGGAAGGTTCTCGGCGGTGGGATGCGCCAGGTGGGCGTCATCGCAGCGCCAGCCATCATCGCGCTCGAGGAGATGGTTGACCGGCTCCACATCGACAACGAAAACGCCAAGAAGTTAGCGCTCGGCATCGCGGGTCTGCCGGGTGTGGTTCTGGACCCCGACACGGTCGAGACCAACATCGTCCTAGTGAGGCTCGTGTCGCCTGCACCCGCCGCGGACGAGGTATTTCAACAGCTCGCGAACCGAGGCGTTCTCTCCATCCCGCTCGGGCCCGACCTCATTCGCTTCGTAACCCACAATGACGTTGACGCGACGGACGTGGAGCGCCTCATAGATGCACTGCGGGAAGTGCTAACCTGA